A window of Phaseolus vulgaris cultivar G19833 chromosome 4, P. vulgaris v2.0, whole genome shotgun sequence genomic DNA:
aaaatttatagaaTTTCTCTAAGTCAGAAGTTTGataaacaaagaagaaaaatagtattttaCTTGAAAATTATTAGAATAGCAGTTGCATTGTACAAGGCACTCCCTTAGACAAGTAATTCTTGTtagaaacataaatataaacttTGAAGTAATAAAATATGTCCTCATCTAATAGTTTAAGCTTTTGACTTGTTGGTTTATGACACGGCATCAAATCAACAGAGAGAAACAGAGTTTGCACGAGGGGGAGgagatataatataaataaagtaatGAAACATTCACGTGTGCTCATATCATAGCTTAAGCTTTGGAATAATTGGTTTGTGACAAGATTGTTCTACCATTTTACTAATTAACTGTCTGATTTTTCCACCCTACAAAGGTTCTCCTTGGTAGAATTGGATTAAGATTCCCCTCAGTTCTGAAAAATAAAACTGCATGAGATCTGAACTCAAccatttctttcttttaataTCCGATCTTTTTAATGTATTAAGTAAAGGAAAAGTAGCATGAATTGTGAGATTGTGCAGTTCTTTCTCAAATTGTTGGAGATCCATTTCCCACCATTACAGGGGTGCAGCCTTATTGGGAAGCAAGGAACAAAATTGCCAATCCATaagttttattttgtaatataaataacacataaATAATCTCATTTCTGAGGCTTCATCTATAGCCATGATTCATGACTTTATATGAAGCTTGTATCTCCTGCTTCCCTGGATGAAAATTATCTCCTCCTTTACCTTCTAAATTGTACAAGTAACATTTGTTTTTGTGCAATGGACATTATTTTCTGGTTGTCTGCAACTCTTGAACCTGTCTTAAATCAATTAATCGTttcctttgattttttttgcaGACTGTCTTGACAAGGAAGAATAGCATCACCGGCATTGAATATAGAAATGACCCCACCATTTTTGGTTGGGAATTGATTAATGAACCTCGTTGCATGTCTGATCCTTCTGGTGACACTCTACAAGTAAGTTCTAACCTGTGCTTAAGCCCCttgaaatacttattaaaaACTATTCTTGCACTATCCAATTTTTAGCCCTTTTTCTCTGTGGAGGGTTAGACCAATTATGGATCTATCATAAGAAGGCCTTACCTTCCTTTGCAAGAGGTTGATTCCACAACCTGAACCTGCAGTGACCCCTAGTCACATTGCAGCAACTCCAAATTATGGTAGAATTTATAGAAAAGGAcagttttattttgatttttaagtaTACACTTAACTGTGGTAGAATTGCAGGGATGGATAGACGAAATGTCAAGTTTTGTCAAATTGATAGACAAGAACCATCTGTTGACTGTGGGGCTGGAAGGTTTTTATGGTCCAAATGATCCAAAAAGTTCAACTGTCAACCCTGAGCTTTGGGCATCCAGACTTGGGTCTGATTTTATTCGGAACtccaaaatatcaaatattgaTTTCGCCTCTGTTCATATCTATCCTGATCATTGGTAAGCATTTCCTGAAAACTATGTTCTTTAGTTTTGAGCTTGCTTAATGTtctaagaaaagaaactatCACAGATCACAACCTGCAGAAGGAAGGTTTCAAGGTGATCTAATGCGATTGTCATATATGGGTGATCAACTGTTGCAGCAAGTTCTATTCAAATTTTTAGTTACACCCTCTAAAAATACATATATCCAAACCTCAATTGTGGTGATTTCATGTTTTAATATAGATTGCctttattcattcatttttttcacaGGTTTCATGAGCAAGTATTCGAAGACCAACTTAAATTTGTTTCCAAGTGGATGCTTTCCCACATTGAAGATGGtgacaaagttttgaaaaagcCAGTCTTATTCTCTGAATTTGGATTATCAGAAACAAATCAGAACTTCTCATTGTCAGACAGGGAAAAAATGCACAGAACTGTTCTAGACATAATTTATAAATCTGCCAAGAGAAACAGATCTGGAGGGGGGGCTTTGGTTTGGCAATTCCTAGTCGGTGGAATGAAGGAATTTTCTGATGAATATGGGATGGTGCCATGGGAAAGTTCGTCAACCCCTTCTATATTTATTGAACAGTCTTGCAGATTGGCCAATGCAAAGGGATCAACTCAACTGGATGTAAGTTTCAAAGAATATTGTTAACAAGAACAGAGGAAAACAATGTTCCCATTATGGAAACAGAAATTGGTACAAGATATTGTTATTTTCTTGGGTCATAGGTGGGTGAGGTCTTGTACAATATCATTCTGGTTTCAACTTTTCATCACCAAATACTGTAGAGGAGTGACTAGTTGAATACATGTTATAGCTTGAACAAAGTATCATTCAAATTGTGTCATACCAAAATACCAAAATCTACAAGAAGATCCATGTAGATATCAAGGGAAAAAAAAGCTTTGTATGtaattaaatcaaattaaattatcaaaatatccGTGGATTGTATGCGGAGATTAGTGAAACCATTGCAtctaatttcattttgtttatgCTGCAAAACACCATTGTTGAACAAACCCTACACTTAGAAATTGCACAAAACCCATTCTTTTTTCTCGCAGAAAGAGACAGCATCATCCACAAAATATAATacgaaagagaaaaaaaaataaaaagcaatGTTCTTCTAATTACAACATGTATCTAACTTGAAACGCGCTTAGCCAATCTTGGTGAAGTTCTAACCCTAGGGCTCTTCTCAGCTTCACTGGCACTCTGCTTTCCATTAGGCTTTGATTTCTGCGCCGTTTCAACCACCGTCTTCTTTTCAGCACTCTTGACCAATCTCCTAGAACGAGTCAGAGTCTTCAAGGGCATTGTTTCGGGTTCATCCTTCTCCTGAGCAACCCTATCGAAATCATCGCCGAGCTTTTTGACTAAGCGGCTCTTCCGGACACGGGTTCTGGGAGGCTCAACCTCTTctggttcttcttcttcttcttcgtccaCAATGAGATCCATGTACCTTCGGCGTTTGGTCACCACCGGAGCCGGTGGAGGGGAAGGTGAGGAAGCTCTTTCGGATGGGGCAAGGACGGAATGGGCCGGGGCTGGGCTTAGGGACTGGACCTTCTCGCGCTGGGAGCGGAGCTTATGGACGTTTCCTTCGATTTTACCCTGGAGGCGGAGGCGCTTGAAGCTAAGGCCGCCCATGGACCAGTGGGCCTCTTGGGCCCAAGACATGAATGGGTCGGTGACGGGGAGTGGGGGGTCAACGCGGTGGTCGTTGAACTTGACGTCGGTGTAGATGCGAGGACGAGGGAGGCTGGTGCCGTAGAACTTGCCGGGGCCGAGAGAAACAACCATTGTAGTCGGAGATAGAGGAAGATGAAGACGGTGGTGATGGCGCGAAAATGAGTGTAGGGTTAGGTTTGTTAAATAGGGAAGGCGAGAAGGAGGTGTTCATGGCGGGAACACAACCCTTGGCGGGACAAATTCGCGCTCCCAACGTTGAAATCTTTGGGCCTTTTCGATAGATGGGCTTGGGCTTTCTCCGAAGTAACAGTTTGGTTCGTTGCcgttaaaacatatttaaacagatattattaataataattttttacttattgAATACTGTTAAtaacatattatatttatatcaatattattattatttaaatatatatatatattattactaaGTGTATCTTATTACATCACATtcattttagaaataaataatccTGTTAAGATGTTTATTAACATAAagataaattcaaaaaaaatcaaatggatgctgataaaaaaaataataatcaagtAGATGTGTGAATTCACCATTTATTCTTttcaaaacatttattttataatattaataaatatattaggaAAATTTCCTTTTAGATTATGCATGCTAATTCAATTGTTAA
This region includes:
- the LOC137837579 gene encoding mannan endo-1,4-beta-mannosidase 2-like, whose translation is MVFGNSLFYPILGFASFVVFVYMSFGGIRFSVLEEGPELSFVERNGTQFVLDGKAFYVNGWNSYWLMVQSVDVYSRSKVREMMKTGAKMGLTVCRTWAFNDGDYNALQTSPGHFDEQAFQALDYVIAEARQHGIRLLLSLVNNLQAYGGKSQYVKWAWQEGVGLSSSNDSFFFDPSIRTYFKNYIKTVLTRKNSITGIEYRNDPTIFGWELINEPRCMSDPSGDTLQGWIDEMSSFVKLIDKNHLLTVGLEGFYGPNDPKSSTVNPELWASRLGSDFIRNSKISNIDFASVHIYPDHWFHEQVFEDQLKFVSKWMLSHIEDGDKVLKKPVLFSEFGLSETNQNFSLSDREKMHRTVLDIIYKSAKRNRSGGGALVWQFLVGGMKEFSDEYGMVPWESSSTPSIFIEQSCRLANAKGSTQLDVSFKEYC
- the LOC137837580 gene encoding uncharacterized protein, which translates into the protein MVVSLGPGKFYGTSLPRPRIYTDVKFNDHRVDPPLPVTDPFMSWAQEAHWSMGGLSFKRLRLQGKIEGNVHKLRSQREKVQSLSPAPAHSVLAPSERASSPSPPPAPVVTKRRRYMDLIVDEEEEEEPEEVEPPRTRVRKSRLVKKLGDDFDRVAQEKDEPETMPLKTLTRSRRLVKSAEKKTVVETAQKSKPNGKQSASEAEKSPRVRTSPRLAKRVSS